From Pandoraea norimbergensis, the proteins below share one genomic window:
- a CDS encoding GntR family transcriptional regulator — translation MSNAPSPADEQGALAPLASSPVLIDQVYSRLRDAIADLTLPPGERIRQAELADSLGVSRQPVSHALQLLKRDGLVCDSGRQGLEVAPIDAAHLRQLYQVRTALDGLAARLAAGRMAEGTLGEDELRRLHDAVAAGMALTHGTPVARQVRVEVAFHTALHNASGNPLIAQTVAPQWPHIMRAMAATLGTLPKQEVVWHEHGEIVARIAAGDPAGAEAAAREHTEADGGNARREWLIRLAAEH, via the coding sequence ATGTCTAACGCCCCGTCCCCTGCCGATGAGCAAGGTGCCCTCGCCCCACTGGCGAGCAGCCCCGTCCTGATCGATCAGGTGTATTCGCGCCTGCGCGATGCCATTGCCGACCTCACGCTGCCACCCGGTGAGCGCATCCGTCAGGCGGAACTGGCCGATTCGCTGGGGGTATCGCGTCAGCCCGTGAGCCACGCGTTGCAATTGCTCAAGCGCGACGGACTGGTCTGCGACAGCGGGCGTCAGGGGCTGGAAGTCGCGCCGATCGATGCCGCCCATTTGCGCCAGCTTTATCAGGTACGTACGGCGCTGGACGGTCTGGCGGCAAGACTCGCGGCCGGGCGCATGGCGGAAGGCACGCTGGGTGAGGACGAATTGCGCCGGTTGCACGATGCCGTGGCCGCCGGCATGGCCCTGACGCATGGCACACCGGTCGCCCGGCAGGTACGCGTGGAAGTGGCATTCCACACGGCGCTGCATAACGCCTCGGGCAATCCGCTGATCGCGCAGACGGTTGCGCCGCAATGGCCGCACATCATGCGCGCGATGGCGGCGACACTCGGCACGCTGCCAAAGCAGGAAGTCGTCTGGCACGAACACGGAGAAATCGTCGCGCGTATCGCCGCAGGCGACCCCGCCGGTGCCGAAGCGGCCGCTCGCGAGCACACTGAGGCCGATGGCGGCAATGCTCGGCGCGAGTGGCTGATCCGACTCGCGGCGGAGCACTGA
- a CDS encoding AEC family transporter, with protein MQAVISAALPVFGLIFVGFLCARRAWLGPSALDALNRFVVYLALPAVLFQSMAQITWGELINPGFLGAFGGGMAATFALSFLLDRTVRGRLTDASIEGMGAAYPNAGFMGLPLCLVAFGPASVPAVVVAMLLTATVLFAISIAIIETDLQTTPSWRRTSAFVARALMRNPLVVSPFVGMAFAAAGIALPAPVLHFTTLLGGAASPCALVAIGMFLAQNPGGAREPRTARAVGRLVGLKLIFQPAITAFLAFRVFDLPAIWAHSALLLSALPIGTGPFMLAQLYGREAAVASRAILISTVLSVVTVSLLIGWFSVR; from the coding sequence ATGCAAGCCGTCATCTCCGCAGCACTGCCCGTCTTCGGGTTGATTTTTGTGGGCTTCCTGTGCGCCCGCCGTGCGTGGCTCGGGCCGTCGGCGCTCGACGCGCTGAATCGCTTCGTCGTCTACCTCGCGTTGCCTGCCGTGCTGTTCCAGTCGATGGCGCAGATCACGTGGGGCGAGCTGATCAATCCGGGGTTTCTGGGGGCTTTCGGCGGAGGCATGGCAGCGACGTTCGCGTTGTCGTTCCTGCTAGATCGCACGGTCCGTGGACGGCTGACCGACGCCAGCATCGAAGGCATGGGCGCCGCCTATCCGAACGCCGGGTTCATGGGCCTGCCGTTGTGTCTGGTTGCGTTCGGCCCGGCCAGCGTACCGGCGGTGGTGGTCGCCATGCTACTGACCGCGACCGTGCTGTTTGCGATCTCGATTGCGATTATCGAAACCGATCTGCAAACCACGCCTTCGTGGCGCCGCACGAGCGCATTCGTCGCCCGTGCGTTGATGCGTAATCCACTGGTGGTGTCGCCGTTTGTCGGCATGGCGTTTGCCGCGGCAGGTATCGCCCTGCCCGCGCCAGTGCTTCACTTCACGACGCTGCTCGGCGGCGCGGCGAGCCCCTGTGCGCTGGTGGCCATCGGCATGTTCCTCGCACAGAACCCGGGCGGCGCCCGCGAGCCGCGCACGGCGCGCGCCGTCGGACGTCTGGTCGGGCTCAAACTGATCTTTCAACCGGCCATTACGGCGTTTCTCGCGTTCCGGGTGTTTGATCTGCCGGCCATCTGGGCCCACAGCGCCCTGCTGCTCTCAGCCCTGCCGATCGGCACCGGGCCGTTCATGCTGGCGCAACTCTACGGACGCGAAGCCGCCGTGGCATCGCGCGCCATTCTGATCTCTACGGTGCTGTCGGTCGTGACGGTGTCGTTGCTGATCGGCTGGTTTAGCGTGCGCTGA